A single Perognathus longimembris pacificus isolate PPM17 chromosome 17, ASM2315922v1, whole genome shotgun sequence DNA region contains:
- the Rflnb gene encoding refilin-B isoform X2 has translation MVGRLSLQDVPELVDTKKKGDGILDSPDSGLPPSPSPSHWGLTAAGGGGGGSGDRAPVPGALEPDVAATPAAQNPASPSHVLVAGCSPRLCPLSFGEGVEFDPLPPKEVRYTSSVKYDSERHFIDHVQLPLGLAVASCSQTVTCIPNCTWRNYKAEVRFEPRHKPMRFLSTTIIYPKYPKTVYTTTLDYNGHKKLRRFLSSVELEAAEFLGSDGLSDD, from the exons ATGGTGGGCCGGCTGAGCCTGCAGGATGTCCCCGAGCTCGTGGACACGAAGAAGAAGGGAGACGGCATCCTGGACAGCCCCGACTCGGGgctgccccccagccccagccccagccactgGGGGCTCACGGcggccgggggcggcggcggcggctctggGGACCGCGCGCCCGTCCCCGGAGCGCTGGAACCCGACGTGGCGGCGACCCCCGCGGCCCAG AACCCAGCATCTCCCTCCCATGTCCTGGTTGCTGGCTGTTCACCAAGGCTCTGTCCCCTGTCCTTTGGTGAAGGAGTAGAGTTTGACCCCTTACCACCAAAGGAAGTAAG GTACACATCCTCGGTCAAATACGACTCCGAGCGGCACTTCATCGACCATGTGCAGCTGCCCCTGGGCCTGGCTGTGGCCTCCTGCAGCCAGACGGTCACCTGCATCCCGAACTGCACGTGGCGCAACTACAAGGCCGAGGTGCGCTTCGAGCCTCGCCACAAGCCCAtgcgcttcctcagcaccaccatcATCTACCCCAAGTACCCCAAGACCGTCTACACCACCACCCTGGATTACAACGGCCACAAGAAGCTCAGGAGGTTTTTGTCCAGTGTGGAGCTCGAGGCTGCCGAGTTCCTGGGCAGCGATGGGCTCTCCGATGACTGA
- the Rflnb gene encoding refilin-B isoform X1, which yields MVGRLSLQDVPELVDTKKKGDGILDSPDSGLPPSPSPSHWGLTAAGGGGGGSGDRAPVPGALEPDVAATPAAQKNPASPSHVLVAGCSPRLCPLSFGEGVEFDPLPPKEVRYTSSVKYDSERHFIDHVQLPLGLAVASCSQTVTCIPNCTWRNYKAEVRFEPRHKPMRFLSTTIIYPKYPKTVYTTTLDYNGHKKLRRFLSSVELEAAEFLGSDGLSDD from the exons ATGGTGGGCCGGCTGAGCCTGCAGGATGTCCCCGAGCTCGTGGACACGAAGAAGAAGGGAGACGGCATCCTGGACAGCCCCGACTCGGGgctgccccccagccccagccccagccactgGGGGCTCACGGcggccgggggcggcggcggcggctctggGGACCGCGCGCCCGTCCCCGGAGCGCTGGAACCCGACGTGGCGGCGACCCCCGCGGCCCAG AAGAACCCAGCATCTCCCTCCCATGTCCTGGTTGCTGGCTGTTCACCAAGGCTCTGTCCCCTGTCCTTTGGTGAAGGAGTAGAGTTTGACCCCTTACCACCAAAGGAAGTAAG GTACACATCCTCGGTCAAATACGACTCCGAGCGGCACTTCATCGACCATGTGCAGCTGCCCCTGGGCCTGGCTGTGGCCTCCTGCAGCCAGACGGTCACCTGCATCCCGAACTGCACGTGGCGCAACTACAAGGCCGAGGTGCGCTTCGAGCCTCGCCACAAGCCCAtgcgcttcctcagcaccaccatcATCTACCCCAAGTACCCCAAGACCGTCTACACCACCACCCTGGATTACAACGGCCACAAGAAGCTCAGGAGGTTTTTGTCCAGTGTGGAGCTCGAGGCTGCCGAGTTCCTGGGCAGCGATGGGCTCTCCGATGACTGA